One Aliiroseovarius sediminilitoris DNA window includes the following coding sequences:
- the ilvN gene encoding acetolactate synthase small subunit translates to MSALKIKKGSSRKSAYDLRDPNSDVIERHTLAIIVDNEAGVLARVIGLFAGRGYNIESLTVAEVDHLGHLSRITIVTTGTPAVIEQIKAQLGRIVPVHDVHDLTVEGPAVERELALFKVEGSGDKRVEALRLADIFRANVVDSTLDSFVFEITGTTEKISAFSELMRPLGLIEVARTGVAALSRGATE, encoded by the coding sequence ATGTCTGCACTGAAGATCAAAAAAGGCTCGTCGCGCAAATCGGCCTATGACCTGCGCGACCCCAATTCGGACGTGATCGAGCGGCACACACTGGCGATCATCGTCGACAACGAAGCCGGTGTTCTGGCCCGTGTGATCGGGCTTTTCGCGGGCCGTGGTTATAACATCGAAAGCCTGACCGTGGCCGAGGTGGACCATCTGGGCCACCTGTCGCGGATCACCATCGTCACCACCGGCACGCCTGCCGTGATTGAACAGATCAAAGCGCAACTGGGCCGGATCGTTCCGGTGCATGATGTGCACGACCTGACGGTCGAAGGGCCCGCCGTGGAACGAGAACTGGCGCTGTTCAAGGTGGAAGGCTCTGGCGACAAACGGGTCGAGGCGCTCAGGCTTGCCGATATTTTCCGGGCCAATGTGGTCGATTCCACGTTGGACAGTTTCGTGTTCGAAATCACCGGCACCACAGAAAAAATCTCTGCATTTTCGGAACTTATGCGTCCGCTGGGCTTGATCGAAGTGGCGCGTACCGGAGTTGCCGCTCTATCGCGGGGCGCGACAGAATAG